The following are encoded together in the Oikeobacillus pervagus genome:
- a CDS encoding tyrosine-type recombinase/integrase, producing MYMITEFNSLDGIYYEKRFITEGGEVILKDKVHFQNAKIHYEGTEYVFLYDIKMNPIPEVFDYLNFELEGASPNHRYTALNALKFLYSFLELYDLKLDSLSKNDILNLFSFLEGISRKGTLYQLELCTLRSPSTINTYNAIYRNFFLYLGYDNSPILKKSTNYKLIYNDETDSPMKIYKYDVSLEDYKPEISTPMYIRVDEFKKILEVIRNEYTLKEECIVRLMFENGLRLGEVLGITNEDIVVNDRGNFLYLRNRCSDSSDQLAKGRMIPKNKKEYQMKKYKTKDIGYQVVNLSDVLLDKINDYVNEYHLNDSVKFQKNYLEYTYADSVEDENTDNFYIFINSIGKPLSQNLWGKTLRKIFKKAGLNVDKEQRENNLSHRFRHGYAMFMVQYKNVDALTLKNLLRHNNINSVKHYYRPTDEEVIKKRTSLVESIYEVIPELTI from the coding sequence ATGTATATGATAACTGAATTTAATTCTCTGGATGGTATCTATTATGAAAAAAGATTTATTACAGAAGGTGGAGAGGTAATTTTAAAAGATAAAGTACATTTTCAAAATGCAAAAATTCATTATGAAGGTACAGAATATGTCTTCCTATACGACATAAAAATGAATCCAATACCTGAAGTTTTTGATTACTTAAATTTTGAACTTGAAGGTGCTTCTCCGAACCATCGATATACCGCATTAAATGCCTTGAAATTCTTATATTCTTTTTTAGAACTGTACGATTTGAAATTAGATTCACTTTCAAAAAATGATATCCTGAATCTATTTTCTTTTCTTGAAGGAATCTCAAGAAAGGGAACATTATATCAGTTAGAACTTTGTACCTTACGAAGTCCTTCAACTATTAATACTTATAATGCTATATATAGGAACTTCTTTTTGTATTTAGGTTATGATAATTCTCCTATCCTTAAGAAAAGTACAAATTATAAACTTATATATAATGACGAAACAGATTCTCCAATGAAGATATATAAGTATGATGTAAGTCTTGAAGATTACAAACCTGAAATTAGCACTCCAATGTACATACGTGTTGATGAATTTAAGAAAATTCTGGAGGTAATTAGAAACGAATATACGCTCAAAGAGGAATGTATTGTACGTTTAATGTTTGAAAATGGGTTACGTCTTGGTGAAGTTCTGGGAATTACAAATGAAGACATTGTTGTAAATGATAGAGGTAATTTTTTATATTTACGTAACCGTTGTTCGGATTCATCTGACCAATTAGCCAAAGGGCGTATGATTCCTAAAAATAAAAAAGAATATCAAATGAAGAAATATAAAACAAAGGACATAGGATATCAAGTTGTTAATTTAAGTGATGTTTTATTGGATAAAATTAATGATTACGTAAACGAATATCATTTAAATGACAGTGTTAAATTTCAAAAAAATTATCTGGAATACACATATGCTGACTCGGTTGAAGACGAAAATACAGATAATTTCTACATATTTATAAACAGTATAGGAAAACCTTTAAGCCAGAATTTATGGGGTAAAACATTAAGAAAGATTTTCAAAAAAGCTGGATTAAATGTCGACAAAGAACAACGAGAAAATAATTTAAGTCATCGATTTAGACATGGGTATGCCATGTTCATGGTCCAATACAAAAATGTTGATGCACTTACCTTAAAAAATCTTCTAAGACATAATAACATTAATTCTGTTAAACATTATTATCGCCCAACCGATGAAGAAGTTATAAAAAAGAGAACAAGTTTAGTTGAGTCCATTTATGAAGTAATACCAGAACTAACCATTTGA